From Channa argus isolate prfri chromosome 18, Channa argus male v1.0, whole genome shotgun sequence, the proteins below share one genomic window:
- the dennd1a gene encoding DENN domain-containing protein 1A isoform X2, with amino-acid sequence MGSRIKESPESTFEMYLEVANPGTHSSGPEVRRQFPEDYTDKETLQTVPKFCFPFSMDSLTVSQVGQNFTFVLTDIESKQRFGFCRLSSGAHTCYCILSYLPWFEVFYKLLNILADYTIKGEESQWQELLVSLHTLPIPEPGVPVHLGVHSFFTVPDSSELPSIPENLTACVHGSAAMLYPMHWQHVYIPVLPQHLLDYCCAPMPYLIGVHSSLMEKVRGMALDDVVLLNVDTNTLETPYDDLQSLPNDVVSSLKNRLKKVSTTTGDGVARAFLKSQVALFGSYRNALKIESEEPITFNEETFMNHRSSAMRQFLQNAIQLQLFKQFIDGRLDLLNSGEGFNDIFEEEINMGEYAGSDKTYHQWLFTVKKGGGAIFNTVKTKANPAMKTVYKFAKDHAKMRIREVKSRLKQKEQAENGFSTGGSAVIDDNSAAGFVPSTGAVRREGSLQTWDDHRPITVHFGQAQPPVLLKRPSSNVSLETSTDHSMRPTRHYTVFLSEDSSGDELQYDNDSISGFPENFLFSVPFEWSPLPQPYRSLKEVELIEKVDPTFGAECHTAPPSPVSEKFSNVNLLGDIFGCQDEPDSQPITLAKSLEDLRTPKNFDELQTKFTYQRMDLSLGEHSWPLPGLKLSNPYNKLWSIGQDETTVPICAPSGSDRAPSVQLPVHTESHSPSHEISGPGSDSLELSTPGNITIPRPHGRKTPELGTVLALPVTQSRSKPAGTVEGRTTSGGQEFRQALSMTTEGELMKPTKATEDSIDLISLLDPLSTSVQSSSTSLSDGVDISMSSSSCKLPPKSYPQCLPPFPAHPHTSLNPFAQSLHHTSPQLHYSSTVSGNPFSQVYMPPQGPYLHTSPKPQSISALPGLYRQHSPGSSALPPSYGLHPSALNPSVNPLPHASASSHTLSSLADSISVPSTAMNTMAKPVHSETDSQKTQDPFGDLLTMIKPVAPQKKKVEDLRRKWETFD; translated from the exons GAAACTCTTCAAACGGTGCCCAAGTTTTGCTTCCCCTTCAGCATGGACAG CCTGACCGTCTCCCAGGTGGGCCAGAACTTCACCTTTGTTTTGACTGACATTGAAAGCAAGCAGAGATTTGGCTTCTGTCGCTTATCCTCAGGCGCACACACCTGCTACTGCATCCTCAG CTACCTGCCTTGGTTTGAAGTTTTCTACAAGCTGCTTAATATCCTTGCAGATTATACCATCAAAGGAGAG GAAAGTCAGTGGCAAGAGCTCCTGGTCTCACTACATACACTCCCTATCCCTGAGCCTGGAGTCCCTGTTCATCTCGGCGTG CATTCCTTCTTCACTGTGCCTGACTCAAGTGAACTCCCCAGCATACCAGAGAAT TTAACAGCTTGTGTCCATGGGTCTGCAGCCATGCTATATCCAATGCACTGGCAACATGTTTACATTCCTGTCCTTCCTCAGCATCTATTAGACTACTGCTG tgccCCAATGCCCTACCTCATCGGAGTTCATTCAAGCCTGATGGAG AAAGTTCGAGGGATGGCTCTGGATGATGTGGTGCTCCTGAATGTGGACACAAACACCCTAGAAACCCCCTATGATGACCTCCAAAGCCTGCCCAATGATGTG gtttcatctttaaaaaatCGTTTGAAGAAGGTTTCAACAACAACAGGAGACGGCGTGGCTCGAGCCTTCCTCAAGAGTCAGGTGGCCCTATTCGGCAGCTACAGAAACGCTCTGAAGATTGAGTCG GAGGAGCCCATTACATTTAATGAAGAAACCTTCATGAACCATCGCTCCAGTGCCATGAGACAGTTCCTCCAGAATGCCATTCAGCTGCAGCTCTTCAAACAG TTCATTGACGGCCGTTTGGACCTGTTGAACTCAGGAGAGGGTTTTAATGACATCTTCGAGGAGGAGATTAACATGGGTGAATACGCAG GCAGCGACAAGACTTATCACCAGTGGCTGTTCACTGTGAAG aAAGGCGGTGGGGCTATCTTTAACACAGTGAAGACAAAGGCAAACCCAGCCATGAAGACCGTTTACAAGTTT GCTAAGGACCATGCAAAAATGCGCATCAGGGAAGTCAAGAGTCGGCTAAAGCAGAAG GAGCAGGCAGAAAATGGCTTCTCCACAGGAGGCTCAGCAGTCATTGATGACAACAGTGCAGCAGGCTTTGTCCCCTCCACTGGTGCAGTAAGAAGGGAGGGGTCACTACAGACCTGGGATGACCACAGGCCTATCACTGTGCACTTTGGACAG GCTCAACCACCTGTGTTGCTGAAGAGACCAAGCAGCAATGTGAGTCTGGAAACCAGCACTGACCA TTCTATGCGTCCTACTCGTCACTACACAGTCTTTCTCTCGGAGGATTCTTCTGGAGATGAGCTTCAATACGACAATGATTCCATCTCTGGGTTTCCTGAGAATTTTCTCTTCTCCGTCCCTTTTGAGTGGTCACCTCT GCCACAGCCGTATCGCTCCCTGAAGGAGGTTGAGTTGATAGAAAAGGTTGACCCTACGTTTGGGGCAGAGTGTCACACTGCGCCTCCCAGCCCTGTAAGTGAGAAGTTCTCCAATGTCAACCTGCTTGGGGATATCTTTGGCTGCCAGGATGAGCCTGACAGCCAACCAATTACCCTAGCTAAAAGCCTTGAGGACCTGAGGACTCCCAAAAACTTCGATGAACTACAAACCAAATTTACATACCAG CGCATGGACCTCAGTTTAGGGGAACACTCATGGCCACTTCCAGGCCTCAAGCTTTCCAATCCCTACAACAAGTTGTGGAGTATAGGGCAGGATGAAACAACCGTTCCCATTTGTGCCCCTTCCGGCAGTGACAGAGCACCGTCGGTTCAGCTTCCTGTGCACACTGAATCCCATTCACCAAGCCATGAAATCTCTGGCCCTGGTTCTGATTCTTTGGAGCTTTCCACCCCTGGTAACATCACTATTCCACGTCCTCATGGGAGAAAGACCCCTGAGCTTGGTACTGTCCTGGCACTGCCTGTGACCCAGTCCCGCTCTAAACCAGCAGGAACTGTTGAAGGAAGGACTACATCAGGGGGACAAGAGTTTAGGCAAGCACTGAGTATGACCACTGAAGGAGAACTGATGAAACCCACCAAAGCCACAGAGGACAGTATAGATCTGATAAGCCTCCTAGACCCCCTTAGCACCTCAGTACAGTCAAGTTCCACTTCTCTAAGTGATGGGGTGGATATAAGTATGTCGTCATCTTCCTGCAAGCTACCACCCAAGTCTTACCCACAGTGCTTGCCGCCATTCCCAGCCCATCCTCACACATCACTCAATCCTTTTGCCCAGTCTCTGCACCACACCTCCCCTCAATTGCATTACTCCTCAACTGTAAGTGGGAATCCTTTCAGCCAAGTCTACATGCCTCCACAAGGCCCTTACTTACACACTTCCCCCAAGCCACAGTCTATTTCAGCACTACCGGGGCTCTACAGACAGCATTCACCAGGCAGTTCGGCTCTGCCACCAAGCTATGGACTGCACCCATCAGCCCTAAACCCCTCAGTGAACCCCCTTCCTCATGCCTCCGCCAGCAGTCATACCCTCTCCAGCCTGGCAGATTCCATATCTGTCCCCAGTACAGCCATGAACACAATGGCTAAGCCAGTCCATTCTGAGACAGACAGCCAGAAGACTCAGGATCCTTTTGGGGACCTGCTAACTATGATCAAGCCAGTGGCACCCCAAAAAAAGAAGGTGGAAGACCTTCGGAGGAAGTGGGAAACATTTGACTGA
- the dennd1a gene encoding DENN domain-containing protein 1A isoform X1, protein MGSRIKESPESTFEMYLEVANPGTHSSGPEVRRQFPEDYTDKETLQTVPKFCFPFSMDSLTVSQVGQNFTFVLTDIESKQRFGFCRLSSGAHTCYCILSYLPWFEVFYKLLNILADYTIKGEESQWQELLVSLHTLPIPEPGVPVHLGVHSFFTVPDSSELPSIPENRNLTEYFVAVDVNNMLHLYASMLYERRILICCSKLSTLTACVHGSAAMLYPMHWQHVYIPVLPQHLLDYCCAPMPYLIGVHSSLMEKVRGMALDDVVLLNVDTNTLETPYDDLQSLPNDVVSSLKNRLKKVSTTTGDGVARAFLKSQVALFGSYRNALKIESEEPITFNEETFMNHRSSAMRQFLQNAIQLQLFKQFIDGRLDLLNSGEGFNDIFEEEINMGEYAGSDKTYHQWLFTVKKGGGAIFNTVKTKANPAMKTVYKFAKDHAKMRIREVKSRLKQKEQAENGFSTGGSAVIDDNSAAGFVPSTGAVRREGSLQTWDDHRPITVHFGQAQPPVLLKRPSSNVSLETSTDHSMRPTRHYTVFLSEDSSGDELQYDNDSISGFPENFLFSVPFEWSPLPQPYRSLKEVELIEKVDPTFGAECHTAPPSPVSEKFSNVNLLGDIFGCQDEPDSQPITLAKSLEDLRTPKNFDELQTKFTYQRMDLSLGEHSWPLPGLKLSNPYNKLWSIGQDETTVPICAPSGSDRAPSVQLPVHTESHSPSHEISGPGSDSLELSTPGNITIPRPHGRKTPELGTVLALPVTQSRSKPAGTVEGRTTSGGQEFRQALSMTTEGELMKPTKATEDSIDLISLLDPLSTSVQSSSTSLSDGVDISMSSSSCKLPPKSYPQCLPPFPAHPHTSLNPFAQSLHHTSPQLHYSSTVSGNPFSQVYMPPQGPYLHTSPKPQSISALPGLYRQHSPGSSALPPSYGLHPSALNPSVNPLPHASASSHTLSSLADSISVPSTAMNTMAKPVHSETDSQKTQDPFGDLLTMIKPVAPQKKKVEDLRRKWETFD, encoded by the exons GAAACTCTTCAAACGGTGCCCAAGTTTTGCTTCCCCTTCAGCATGGACAG CCTGACCGTCTCCCAGGTGGGCCAGAACTTCACCTTTGTTTTGACTGACATTGAAAGCAAGCAGAGATTTGGCTTCTGTCGCTTATCCTCAGGCGCACACACCTGCTACTGCATCCTCAG CTACCTGCCTTGGTTTGAAGTTTTCTACAAGCTGCTTAATATCCTTGCAGATTATACCATCAAAGGAGAG GAAAGTCAGTGGCAAGAGCTCCTGGTCTCACTACATACACTCCCTATCCCTGAGCCTGGAGTCCCTGTTCATCTCGGCGTG CATTCCTTCTTCACTGTGCCTGACTCAAGTGAACTCCCCAGCATACCAGAGAAT AGAAACCTAACAGAGTACTTTGTAGCAGTAGATGTCAATAACATGCTTCATCTGTACGCTAGTATGCTTTATGAACGTCGAATCCTCATCTGCTGTAGCAAACTAAGCACT TTAACAGCTTGTGTCCATGGGTCTGCAGCCATGCTATATCCAATGCACTGGCAACATGTTTACATTCCTGTCCTTCCTCAGCATCTATTAGACTACTGCTG tgccCCAATGCCCTACCTCATCGGAGTTCATTCAAGCCTGATGGAG AAAGTTCGAGGGATGGCTCTGGATGATGTGGTGCTCCTGAATGTGGACACAAACACCCTAGAAACCCCCTATGATGACCTCCAAAGCCTGCCCAATGATGTG gtttcatctttaaaaaatCGTTTGAAGAAGGTTTCAACAACAACAGGAGACGGCGTGGCTCGAGCCTTCCTCAAGAGTCAGGTGGCCCTATTCGGCAGCTACAGAAACGCTCTGAAGATTGAGTCG GAGGAGCCCATTACATTTAATGAAGAAACCTTCATGAACCATCGCTCCAGTGCCATGAGACAGTTCCTCCAGAATGCCATTCAGCTGCAGCTCTTCAAACAG TTCATTGACGGCCGTTTGGACCTGTTGAACTCAGGAGAGGGTTTTAATGACATCTTCGAGGAGGAGATTAACATGGGTGAATACGCAG GCAGCGACAAGACTTATCACCAGTGGCTGTTCACTGTGAAG aAAGGCGGTGGGGCTATCTTTAACACAGTGAAGACAAAGGCAAACCCAGCCATGAAGACCGTTTACAAGTTT GCTAAGGACCATGCAAAAATGCGCATCAGGGAAGTCAAGAGTCGGCTAAAGCAGAAG GAGCAGGCAGAAAATGGCTTCTCCACAGGAGGCTCAGCAGTCATTGATGACAACAGTGCAGCAGGCTTTGTCCCCTCCACTGGTGCAGTAAGAAGGGAGGGGTCACTACAGACCTGGGATGACCACAGGCCTATCACTGTGCACTTTGGACAG GCTCAACCACCTGTGTTGCTGAAGAGACCAAGCAGCAATGTGAGTCTGGAAACCAGCACTGACCA TTCTATGCGTCCTACTCGTCACTACACAGTCTTTCTCTCGGAGGATTCTTCTGGAGATGAGCTTCAATACGACAATGATTCCATCTCTGGGTTTCCTGAGAATTTTCTCTTCTCCGTCCCTTTTGAGTGGTCACCTCT GCCACAGCCGTATCGCTCCCTGAAGGAGGTTGAGTTGATAGAAAAGGTTGACCCTACGTTTGGGGCAGAGTGTCACACTGCGCCTCCCAGCCCTGTAAGTGAGAAGTTCTCCAATGTCAACCTGCTTGGGGATATCTTTGGCTGCCAGGATGAGCCTGACAGCCAACCAATTACCCTAGCTAAAAGCCTTGAGGACCTGAGGACTCCCAAAAACTTCGATGAACTACAAACCAAATTTACATACCAG CGCATGGACCTCAGTTTAGGGGAACACTCATGGCCACTTCCAGGCCTCAAGCTTTCCAATCCCTACAACAAGTTGTGGAGTATAGGGCAGGATGAAACAACCGTTCCCATTTGTGCCCCTTCCGGCAGTGACAGAGCACCGTCGGTTCAGCTTCCTGTGCACACTGAATCCCATTCACCAAGCCATGAAATCTCTGGCCCTGGTTCTGATTCTTTGGAGCTTTCCACCCCTGGTAACATCACTATTCCACGTCCTCATGGGAGAAAGACCCCTGAGCTTGGTACTGTCCTGGCACTGCCTGTGACCCAGTCCCGCTCTAAACCAGCAGGAACTGTTGAAGGAAGGACTACATCAGGGGGACAAGAGTTTAGGCAAGCACTGAGTATGACCACTGAAGGAGAACTGATGAAACCCACCAAAGCCACAGAGGACAGTATAGATCTGATAAGCCTCCTAGACCCCCTTAGCACCTCAGTACAGTCAAGTTCCACTTCTCTAAGTGATGGGGTGGATATAAGTATGTCGTCATCTTCCTGCAAGCTACCACCCAAGTCTTACCCACAGTGCTTGCCGCCATTCCCAGCCCATCCTCACACATCACTCAATCCTTTTGCCCAGTCTCTGCACCACACCTCCCCTCAATTGCATTACTCCTCAACTGTAAGTGGGAATCCTTTCAGCCAAGTCTACATGCCTCCACAAGGCCCTTACTTACACACTTCCCCCAAGCCACAGTCTATTTCAGCACTACCGGGGCTCTACAGACAGCATTCACCAGGCAGTTCGGCTCTGCCACCAAGCTATGGACTGCACCCATCAGCCCTAAACCCCTCAGTGAACCCCCTTCCTCATGCCTCCGCCAGCAGTCATACCCTCTCCAGCCTGGCAGATTCCATATCTGTCCCCAGTACAGCCATGAACACAATGGCTAAGCCAGTCCATTCTGAGACAGACAGCCAGAAGACTCAGGATCCTTTTGGGGACCTGCTAACTATGATCAAGCCAGTGGCACCCCAAAAAAAGAAGGTGGAAGACCTTCGGAGGAAGTGGGAAACATTTGACTGA
- the dennd1a gene encoding DENN domain-containing protein 1A isoform X3, producing the protein MGSRIKESPESTFEMYLEVANPGTHSSGPEVRRQFPEDYTDKETLQTVPKFCFPFSMDSLTVSQVGQNFTFVLTDIESKQRFGFCRLSSGAHTCYCILSYLPWFEVFYKLLNILADYTIKGEESQWQELLVSLHTLPIPEPGVPVHLGVHSFFTVPDSSELPSIPENRNLTEYFVAVDVNNMLHLYASMLYERRILICCSKLSTLTACVHGSAAMLYPMHWQHVYIPVLPQHLLDYCCAPMPYLIGVHSSLMEKVRGMALDDVVLLNVDTNTLETPYDDLQSLPNDVVSSLKNRLKKVSTTTGDGVARAFLKSQVALFGSYRNALKIESEEPITFNEETFMNHRSSAMRQFLQNAIQLQLFKQFIDGRLDLLNSGEGFNDIFEEEINMGEYAGSDKTYHQWLFTVKKGGGAIFNTVKTKANPAMKTVYKFAKDHAKMRIREVKSRLKQKEQAENGFSTGGSAVIDDNSAAGFVPSTGAVRREGSLQTWDDHRPITVHFGQAQPPVLLKRPSSNVSLETSTDQPQPYRSLKEVELIEKVDPTFGAECHTAPPSPVSEKFSNVNLLGDIFGCQDEPDSQPITLAKSLEDLRTPKNFDELQTKFTYQRMDLSLGEHSWPLPGLKLSNPYNKLWSIGQDETTVPICAPSGSDRAPSVQLPVHTESHSPSHEISGPGSDSLELSTPGNITIPRPHGRKTPELGTVLALPVTQSRSKPAGTVEGRTTSGGQEFRQALSMTTEGELMKPTKATEDSIDLISLLDPLSTSVQSSSTSLSDGVDISMSSSSCKLPPKSYPQCLPPFPAHPHTSLNPFAQSLHHTSPQLHYSSTVSGNPFSQVYMPPQGPYLHTSPKPQSISALPGLYRQHSPGSSALPPSYGLHPSALNPSVNPLPHASASSHTLSSLADSISVPSTAMNTMAKPVHSETDSQKTQDPFGDLLTMIKPVAPQKKKVEDLRRKWETFD; encoded by the exons GAAACTCTTCAAACGGTGCCCAAGTTTTGCTTCCCCTTCAGCATGGACAG CCTGACCGTCTCCCAGGTGGGCCAGAACTTCACCTTTGTTTTGACTGACATTGAAAGCAAGCAGAGATTTGGCTTCTGTCGCTTATCCTCAGGCGCACACACCTGCTACTGCATCCTCAG CTACCTGCCTTGGTTTGAAGTTTTCTACAAGCTGCTTAATATCCTTGCAGATTATACCATCAAAGGAGAG GAAAGTCAGTGGCAAGAGCTCCTGGTCTCACTACATACACTCCCTATCCCTGAGCCTGGAGTCCCTGTTCATCTCGGCGTG CATTCCTTCTTCACTGTGCCTGACTCAAGTGAACTCCCCAGCATACCAGAGAAT AGAAACCTAACAGAGTACTTTGTAGCAGTAGATGTCAATAACATGCTTCATCTGTACGCTAGTATGCTTTATGAACGTCGAATCCTCATCTGCTGTAGCAAACTAAGCACT TTAACAGCTTGTGTCCATGGGTCTGCAGCCATGCTATATCCAATGCACTGGCAACATGTTTACATTCCTGTCCTTCCTCAGCATCTATTAGACTACTGCTG tgccCCAATGCCCTACCTCATCGGAGTTCATTCAAGCCTGATGGAG AAAGTTCGAGGGATGGCTCTGGATGATGTGGTGCTCCTGAATGTGGACACAAACACCCTAGAAACCCCCTATGATGACCTCCAAAGCCTGCCCAATGATGTG gtttcatctttaaaaaatCGTTTGAAGAAGGTTTCAACAACAACAGGAGACGGCGTGGCTCGAGCCTTCCTCAAGAGTCAGGTGGCCCTATTCGGCAGCTACAGAAACGCTCTGAAGATTGAGTCG GAGGAGCCCATTACATTTAATGAAGAAACCTTCATGAACCATCGCTCCAGTGCCATGAGACAGTTCCTCCAGAATGCCATTCAGCTGCAGCTCTTCAAACAG TTCATTGACGGCCGTTTGGACCTGTTGAACTCAGGAGAGGGTTTTAATGACATCTTCGAGGAGGAGATTAACATGGGTGAATACGCAG GCAGCGACAAGACTTATCACCAGTGGCTGTTCACTGTGAAG aAAGGCGGTGGGGCTATCTTTAACACAGTGAAGACAAAGGCAAACCCAGCCATGAAGACCGTTTACAAGTTT GCTAAGGACCATGCAAAAATGCGCATCAGGGAAGTCAAGAGTCGGCTAAAGCAGAAG GAGCAGGCAGAAAATGGCTTCTCCACAGGAGGCTCAGCAGTCATTGATGACAACAGTGCAGCAGGCTTTGTCCCCTCCACTGGTGCAGTAAGAAGGGAGGGGTCACTACAGACCTGGGATGACCACAGGCCTATCACTGTGCACTTTGGACAG GCTCAACCACCTGTGTTGCTGAAGAGACCAAGCAGCAATGTGAGTCTGGAAACCAGCACTGACCA GCCACAGCCGTATCGCTCCCTGAAGGAGGTTGAGTTGATAGAAAAGGTTGACCCTACGTTTGGGGCAGAGTGTCACACTGCGCCTCCCAGCCCTGTAAGTGAGAAGTTCTCCAATGTCAACCTGCTTGGGGATATCTTTGGCTGCCAGGATGAGCCTGACAGCCAACCAATTACCCTAGCTAAAAGCCTTGAGGACCTGAGGACTCCCAAAAACTTCGATGAACTACAAACCAAATTTACATACCAG CGCATGGACCTCAGTTTAGGGGAACACTCATGGCCACTTCCAGGCCTCAAGCTTTCCAATCCCTACAACAAGTTGTGGAGTATAGGGCAGGATGAAACAACCGTTCCCATTTGTGCCCCTTCCGGCAGTGACAGAGCACCGTCGGTTCAGCTTCCTGTGCACACTGAATCCCATTCACCAAGCCATGAAATCTCTGGCCCTGGTTCTGATTCTTTGGAGCTTTCCACCCCTGGTAACATCACTATTCCACGTCCTCATGGGAGAAAGACCCCTGAGCTTGGTACTGTCCTGGCACTGCCTGTGACCCAGTCCCGCTCTAAACCAGCAGGAACTGTTGAAGGAAGGACTACATCAGGGGGACAAGAGTTTAGGCAAGCACTGAGTATGACCACTGAAGGAGAACTGATGAAACCCACCAAAGCCACAGAGGACAGTATAGATCTGATAAGCCTCCTAGACCCCCTTAGCACCTCAGTACAGTCAAGTTCCACTTCTCTAAGTGATGGGGTGGATATAAGTATGTCGTCATCTTCCTGCAAGCTACCACCCAAGTCTTACCCACAGTGCTTGCCGCCATTCCCAGCCCATCCTCACACATCACTCAATCCTTTTGCCCAGTCTCTGCACCACACCTCCCCTCAATTGCATTACTCCTCAACTGTAAGTGGGAATCCTTTCAGCCAAGTCTACATGCCTCCACAAGGCCCTTACTTACACACTTCCCCCAAGCCACAGTCTATTTCAGCACTACCGGGGCTCTACAGACAGCATTCACCAGGCAGTTCGGCTCTGCCACCAAGCTATGGACTGCACCCATCAGCCCTAAACCCCTCAGTGAACCCCCTTCCTCATGCCTCCGCCAGCAGTCATACCCTCTCCAGCCTGGCAGATTCCATATCTGTCCCCAGTACAGCCATGAACACAATGGCTAAGCCAGTCCATTCTGAGACAGACAGCCAGAAGACTCAGGATCCTTTTGGGGACCTGCTAACTATGATCAAGCCAGTGGCACCCCAAAAAAAGAAGGTGGAAGACCTTCGGAGGAAGTGGGAAACATTTGACTGA